Proteins from one Flavobacterium sp. N2038 genomic window:
- a CDS encoding EamA family transporter, with product MKTTKYYIAAITCFVIWGFFSLVLKPIHDYPSLDILFYRVFSCSILMLLISFTFRRKKVRETIETFKALPKAEKRKSTLLNIGGSVFLMANWFTFIYVMNHVSVKATSLAYLVCPILTTLLAYFILHEKLSKTQWIAVGLSVSGCILLSYANIMDMFFSIIIGFTYASYLVSQRINKGFDKFIVLTFHITLAALFLLPFYPAYSGVVPMEFKFYFCIETIAILFTIFPLFLNLYALSGINSSTVGMLLNINPMIAFLLAMFFYKEPFGIIQIIAYCIIFIAVLVFNSHHIFALKQKYILSSKDSQ from the coding sequence GTGAAAACAACAAAATATTACATTGCTGCGATTACCTGTTTTGTAATCTGGGGATTTTTTAGTTTAGTGCTAAAACCCATCCATGATTACCCTTCTCTGGATATTTTGTTTTACCGTGTTTTCAGTTGTAGTATTTTGATGTTACTGATTTCTTTTACCTTCAGGAGAAAAAAAGTCAGAGAAACAATCGAAACTTTTAAAGCATTGCCAAAAGCAGAGAAAAGAAAAAGTACTCTGTTAAACATTGGAGGAAGCGTTTTCCTGATGGCAAACTGGTTTACCTTTATTTATGTGATGAATCATGTAAGCGTAAAAGCGACTTCTTTGGCCTATTTGGTTTGTCCAATTCTAACCACATTACTGGCCTATTTCATTTTGCATGAAAAATTAAGTAAAACACAATGGATTGCGGTCGGGTTAAGTGTTTCAGGCTGTATACTATTATCTTATGCCAATATTATGGATATGTTTTTTAGTATCATTATTGGATTTACATATGCTTCTTATTTAGTAAGTCAGCGTATTAATAAAGGATTTGATAAATTTATAGTACTCACATTTCATATCACATTGGCAGCACTATTTTTATTGCCATTTTATCCGGCATATAGCGGGGTGGTACCTATGGAATTTAAGTTTTACTTTTGTATAGAGACCATTGCGATATTGTTTACCATTTTTCCGTTGTTTCTTAATCTGTACGCACTTTCCGGAATTAATTCGTCAACCGTTGGAATGCTTTTAAATATTAATCCAATGATTGCTTTCCTTTTGGCTATGTTTTTTTATAAAGAACCATTCGGGATCATACAAATTATAGCATACTGCATTATTTTTATCGCAGTGTTAGTTTTTAATTCACATCATATTTTTGCTTTAAAACAAAAATATATCCTGTCGTCTAAAGATTCTCAATAG
- a CDS encoding PLP-dependent aminotransferase family protein produces MKNSNYLYLQFADRIEKQIKSGVLSVGDKLPSIREVCAETGYSMSTVSKAYYEVESRSLIESRPQSGYYVSNTSARIITEPSPSSPIFKGANINREDLIDQVYGNMTDKNITMLSLGFPSNELLPIAKLNKGMIQAMRSLPNSGTSYDQVKGNLNLRREIARWSFTWGGSLTEEDIITMPGCTSAISHCLMTLTKPGDTIITESPAYFGILQLAKSLGLYIMELPTNMTTGIELEALKKALASKKVKLCLLMSNFSNPSGSMMPAEHKIEVVRLMEFYNIPLIEDDIHGDLYFGSSRPTNCKTYDESGIVLCCSSVSKTLSPGYRVGWVSPGKFKKQILRNKIYHSLSSPTITHEVVGDFLKNGRYENHLRKIRQILNHNCNNYINTVLESFPAGTKVSQPQGGFFLWIELDKSIDTADFYNLAMQHKISIAPGRIFSFQDQFSNCMRLSFGLPWTNELRTAIQTLGRLAKQL; encoded by the coding sequence ATGAAAAATTCAAATTACTTGTATCTTCAGTTTGCAGACCGAATCGAAAAACAAATAAAATCGGGCGTTTTAAGTGTTGGCGATAAACTTCCTTCTATACGTGAAGTCTGTGCCGAAACGGGATACAGCATGAGTACAGTAAGTAAGGCTTACTATGAAGTAGAAAGCCGTTCTCTGATTGAATCACGACCGCAATCAGGGTATTATGTAAGCAATACATCTGCCCGAATAATTACGGAGCCTTCGCCAAGCAGTCCTATTTTTAAAGGTGCAAATATTAATCGGGAAGATTTAATTGATCAGGTTTACGGTAATATGACGGATAAAAATATCACAATGCTTTCATTGGGATTTCCGTCAAATGAATTATTGCCTATTGCCAAATTAAACAAAGGAATGATTCAGGCCATGCGATCTCTGCCCAATAGCGGAACAAGTTATGATCAGGTAAAAGGGAATCTTAATTTAAGAAGAGAAATTGCACGCTGGTCGTTTACCTGGGGCGGATCGCTTACAGAAGAGGACATTATTACAATGCCGGGCTGCACAAGTGCGATATCACATTGCTTAATGACACTGACTAAGCCCGGAGATACTATTATTACAGAAAGTCCCGCTTATTTTGGTATATTACAACTTGCTAAATCACTAGGTTTGTATATCATGGAATTGCCTACTAATATGACTACAGGAATAGAGCTGGAAGCATTAAAAAAAGCATTGGCCTCTAAAAAGGTAAAACTATGTTTGCTCATGAGCAACTTTAGCAATCCTTCCGGAAGTATGATGCCTGCTGAACATAAAATTGAAGTGGTGAGATTAATGGAATTTTATAATATTCCATTGATTGAAGATGATATACACGGTGATTTGTATTTTGGCTCCAGCCGTCCAACGAATTGTAAAACGTATGATGAAAGCGGAATTGTACTTTGTTGCAGTTCGGTCTCTAAAACACTTTCTCCTGGATATCGTGTGGGCTGGGTTTCTCCGGGGAAATTCAAAAAGCAAATTCTACGCAATAAAATTTATCATTCTCTCTCCTCTCCTACTATTACCCATGAAGTTGTGGGAGATTTTCTTAAAAACGGCCGTTACGAAAATCATCTTCGCAAAATACGTCAGATTTTAAATCACAATTGCAATAATTATATCAATACCGTTTTAGAATCTTTTCCTGCGGGAACTAAAGTGAGTCAGCCACAGGGCGGTTTTTTTCTTTGGATCGAATTGGATAAAAGTATCGATACTGCTGATTTTTATAATTTGGCAATGCAACATAAAATTAGTATTGCTCCAGGCAGGATTTTCTCATTTCAGGATCAGTTTTCAAATTGTATGCGTTTGAGTTTTGGGCTTCCGTGGACTAATGAATTAAGAACTGCTATTCAGACATTGGGAAGATTAGCGAAGCAATTATAA
- a CDS encoding bestrophin family protein, whose amino-acid sequence MLLKKRIPMKYVLGKIKVEILLVLAYTILFEIFHYYFINLPVDIPIAIPTMIGTIISLLLAFKSNQAYDRWWEARIVWGAIVNDSRTLIRQVLTFYKDPDFSVEASEFKENFAKRQIAWCYSLGQALRNKDAIKPLEGLMNEDEIKYIKNHQNIPNAILMLHARDLRNAKNDKRFNMYQQVEIDNTLSRLCDEMGKCERIKNTIFPTTYSMYIRLTLCLFVFLLPFGLTSVLSWFAIPLITAIAAAFFLIERMAIHLQDPFENRPTDTPVTTIANTIEKNIKQMLNEYQSEFDILREFDLKDEPKKVEKDAYFVL is encoded by the coding sequence ATGTTATTAAAGAAAAGAATACCAATGAAGTACGTTCTCGGAAAAATTAAAGTCGAAATACTATTGGTATTAGCTTATACCATTTTATTTGAAATTTTTCATTACTACTTTATCAATCTGCCGGTCGATATTCCAATTGCTATTCCAACCATGATTGGTACCATTATATCATTATTATTGGCCTTCAAATCCAATCAGGCTTACGACAGATGGTGGGAAGCCCGTATTGTGTGGGGAGCAATTGTAAATGATTCGAGAACCTTAATACGTCAGGTACTGACATTTTACAAAGATCCTGATTTTTCTGTTGAAGCCAGTGAGTTCAAAGAGAATTTCGCAAAAAGACAAATCGCATGGTGCTATAGTTTAGGTCAGGCGCTTCGAAATAAAGATGCCATAAAACCACTTGAAGGTTTAATGAATGAAGATGAAATAAAATACATCAAAAACCATCAGAACATTCCTAATGCAATTTTAATGCTTCATGCAAGAGATTTAAGAAACGCAAAAAACGACAAGAGATTCAATATGTATCAGCAGGTTGAGATCGATAATACATTGTCGAGATTGTGCGATGAAATGGGAAAATGTGAGCGAATTAAAAACACGATCTTCCCAACGACATACAGTATGTATATAAGACTTACACTGTGTTTGTTTGTTTTCTTATTGCCATTTGGATTAACCAGTGTATTAAGCTGGTTTGCTATTCCATTGATTACAGCCATTGCAGCAGCTTTTTTTCTGATTGAAAGAATGGCAATTCATTTACAGGATCCGTTTGAAAACAGACCTACAGATACGCCCGTAACAACAATTGCGAATACAATTGAGAAGAATATTAAACAGATGCTAAACGAATATCAAAGTGAATTTGATATTTTAAGAGAATTTGATTTAAAAGACGAACCAAAGAAAGTCGAAAAAGACGCGTATTTCGTTCTGTAA
- a CDS encoding sensor histidine kinase — MDIRKRITFTYVALSTFSTLLLCIIVLVLFKENNRYHFLKRLEDRAKIVASIHFQNDPEKKKYYSNLKENGLEELIEEEEFVLKINSANSFDYNTKLNLPNEFYTNVLNTGKDYFEINSKYYLGQVFTENNQKYIVVVGARDKRGKTTTIYIVRILLFGGIGFVFLAFFLGRFLAKRVINPVARITKEVNRISASNLHNRLPEVKNSDEISDLTATFNDMLDRLETSFEIQANFINNASHELKTPITTIIAEAEIMLLKERNVAEYVESLQNIYSQASRLGNLTESLLKLTQTGYDGKKQVLDIARIDELLLDVKSDLDKIFPDNRVSIKLNFAPKDSNLLLIPCNKPLLELAINNIITNGVKYSDNNEVFVTLSANQEAIKISINDIGIGIPPEDIPHLYEPFFRGKIATKYIGYGLGLPLASKIIRMHGGEIQVQSEQNKGTIVTLIFNKSNIKKNNIKISNVES; from the coding sequence ATGGATATAAGAAAAAGAATAACCTTTACATATGTTGCACTTTCTACCTTTAGCACTTTGCTATTGTGTATTATTGTACTCGTTTTATTCAAGGAAAATAACCGTTATCATTTCTTAAAACGATTAGAAGACAGAGCAAAAATTGTGGCTTCAATTCACTTTCAGAATGATCCTGAGAAAAAGAAGTACTATAGTAATCTTAAAGAAAACGGACTCGAAGAATTAATTGAAGAAGAAGAATTTGTTCTTAAAATAAACAGTGCCAATAGTTTTGATTATAATACAAAACTAAATTTGCCGAATGAGTTTTATACCAATGTTTTAAATACCGGAAAAGATTACTTTGAGATCAATAGTAAATATTATTTAGGACAGGTTTTTACAGAAAATAATCAAAAGTATATTGTAGTTGTTGGAGCCAGAGATAAACGTGGAAAAACAACAACAATTTATATCGTCAGAATTTTACTTTTTGGCGGAATTGGATTTGTTTTCCTTGCCTTTTTTTTAGGACGTTTTTTAGCAAAGCGTGTTATTAATCCTGTTGCCAGAATCACTAAAGAAGTAAATCGAATAAGTGCATCAAACCTGCACAACAGATTGCCGGAAGTAAAAAACTCAGACGAAATTTCAGATCTTACCGCAACGTTCAATGATATGCTGGACAGGCTGGAAACCTCTTTTGAAATTCAGGCTAATTTTATAAATAATGCTTCACACGAATTAAAAACTCCAATAACCACCATTATTGCCGAAGCTGAAATTATGCTTTTGAAAGAAAGAAATGTTGCTGAGTATGTAGAATCTCTGCAAAATATATATAGTCAGGCATCCAGATTAGGAAATCTAACCGAAAGTCTGTTAAAACTGACACAAACCGGTTATGACGGCAAAAAACAGGTGTTGGATATCGCCAGAATCGACGAGTTGTTGTTGGATGTAAAATCAGATTTGGATAAGATTTTCCCTGATAACAGAGTAAGCATAAAACTTAATTTTGCACCAAAAGATTCAAATTTACTTTTAATCCCGTGCAATAAGCCACTTTTAGAATTAGCAATAAATAACATTATTACCAATGGAGTTAAGTATTCTGATAATAATGAAGTTTTTGTAACGCTTTCGGCAAATCAGGAAGCTATTAAAATTTCGATTAATGATATCGGGATTGGTATTCCGCCGGAAGATATTCCACATCTATACGAACCTTTTTTCAGAGGTAAGATTGCTACAAAGTATATAGGTTATGGTTTAGGACTTCCTTTGGCTTCCAAAATAATCAGAATGCACGGTGGTGAAATTCAGGTGCAATCAGAACAAAATAAAGGAACGATTGTTACTCTTATTTTCAATAAATCAAATATAAAGAAGAATAACATTAAAATTTCTAATGTTGAATCTTAA
- a CDS encoding response regulator transcription factor, whose amino-acid sequence MKLLIVEDEPNLLSILRKGFAENNNEVSVALDGKTALEMIQNYDFDVVVLDVMLPDINGIEICRRLRASKNFVPILLLTALGTSENIVTGLNAGADDYLVKPFKFGELDARVNALNRRANQDTEKIDTLQIGDLEINGKAKTVKRDNESIILTAKEFKLLYYLAKNSGRIVSRDQILDNVWDINFDMNTNVVDVYITYLRKKIDKPFKTKLIHTMKGLGYVIKP is encoded by the coding sequence ATGAAATTACTGATAGTCGAAGATGAACCAAATCTTTTGTCCATTTTGCGCAAAGGATTTGCTGAAAATAATAACGAAGTAAGCGTAGCTCTTGATGGTAAAACTGCCCTTGAGATGATTCAGAATTATGATTTTGATGTTGTTGTACTGGATGTCATGCTTCCGGATATAAACGGTATTGAAATCTGTAGAAGATTACGAGCAAGTAAAAACTTCGTACCTATTTTGCTTTTAACAGCCCTTGGAACTTCAGAGAATATAGTAACCGGACTTAATGCCGGAGCCGATGACTATTTGGTTAAACCATTTAAATTTGGAGAACTCGATGCGAGGGTTAATGCCTTAAACAGAAGAGCCAATCAGGATACAGAAAAAATAGATACTTTACAGATTGGCGATTTAGAAATAAATGGCAAAGCCAAAACAGTAAAAAGAGATAATGAATCTATTATCTTAACAGCTAAAGAGTTTAAATTATTGTACTATCTGGCTAAAAATTCAGGACGTATTGTTTCAAGAGATCAAATTCTGGATAATGTCTGGGATATTAATTTTGATATGAATACCAACGTTGTCGATGTATATATTACCTATTTGCGAAAAAAAATAGATAAACCTTTTAAAACCAAACTAATTCATACCATGAAAGGGTTAGGTTATGTGATAAAGCCATAG
- a CDS encoding BamA/TamA family outer membrane protein: MVKFLKNNYFQNKYRILGLLFFISFSLTAQNEIDSSKICPPKTILEIFKKKDSIYVVKPIKNSFFLVIPAIGSQPATGFFFGGVAQYTFKGKEKADKYSIANLGITYTTKKQWLVNVKNNILLKNNKIFLSGDYRLYIFSQPNYGLGTDIIPPRRDQVPGFSIDSIAQPMDYNYFKFHQSVSFEVKKNFYVGGGINIDWYSSIVDKDLDVANGKFTYHYNYNQKYGFDDKEYFLNGMSLNLVYDSRDNQVNATHGWFANLNYRFNPVLFDNQEVSNVLYAEYRNFIPVSAKDKRYILALWTYGQFVTKGKVPYLNLPAIGWDQRSRSGEGYTQGLFRGTNLVYLAAEFRFPLSCNQMFSGTVFTNFITTSNPDTNTNLFHAIQPAAGVGLRILIDKATRTNLIVDYAWGNNSKGFYLNAGETF; the protein is encoded by the coding sequence ATGGTAAAATTTTTAAAAAATAATTATTTTCAGAATAAATATAGAATCCTGGGATTACTCTTTTTTATTTCTTTTAGTTTAACAGCTCAAAATGAAATAGACAGCTCCAAAATTTGCCCACCCAAAACAATACTGGAAATCTTTAAAAAGAAAGATTCTATTTATGTCGTTAAGCCTATAAAAAACAGCTTCTTTTTAGTAATTCCTGCAATTGGTTCTCAGCCTGCAACCGGGTTTTTCTTTGGAGGTGTTGCACAGTATACCTTTAAAGGAAAAGAAAAAGCCGATAAATATTCTATCGCAAATCTTGGGATAACGTATACAACAAAAAAACAGTGGCTTGTAAATGTAAAGAACAATATTTTGCTAAAAAATAATAAGATATTTTTAAGTGGTGATTATCGTTTGTATATATTTTCGCAGCCTAATTATGGGTTAGGAACAGATATTATACCACCACGTCGGGATCAGGTTCCTGGATTTAGTATAGATTCTATTGCGCAGCCAATGGATTATAATTATTTTAAATTTCATCAATCTGTTTCTTTTGAGGTAAAGAAAAATTTTTATGTTGGCGGAGGAATCAATATTGACTGGTATTCCAGTATTGTAGACAAAGATCTTGATGTAGCCAACGGAAAGTTTACTTATCATTACAATTACAATCAAAAATACGGGTTTGATGATAAGGAGTATTTCCTGAACGGAATGAGCCTTAATTTGGTTTACGATTCAAGAGACAATCAGGTTAATGCGACTCACGGATGGTTTGCTAACTTAAATTATCGTTTTAATCCTGTATTGTTTGATAATCAGGAAGTAAGTAATGTACTGTATGCAGAATATAGAAACTTTATTCCCGTTTCTGCAAAAGATAAGAGATATATACTGGCACTTTGGACATACGGACAATTTGTGACAAAAGGTAAAGTCCCTTATTTAAATTTGCCGGCAATTGGCTGGGATCAACGCAGTCGAAGTGGAGAAGGATATACTCAGGGATTATTTAGAGGAACCAATTTGGTGTATTTAGCAGCTGAATTTAGATTTCCACTTAGCTGTAATCAGATGTTTAGCGGAACTGTCTTTACAAACTTTATTACAACCAGTAATCCTGATACTAACACCAATCTTTTTCACGCCATACAACCTGCAGCGGGTGTGGGATTACGTATTTTAATTGATAAAGCGACCCGAACCAATCTTATTGTAGATTATGCCTGGGGTAATAATTCTAAAGGATTTTACTTAAATGCCGGAGAAACATTCTAA
- a CDS encoding pentapeptide repeat-containing protein — translation MKKESEYFLDKEYNTITYAKEDLNFKDFECCIFNNCNFSACTFLAVTFIDCVFNDCIFNDAKINYVAFRTATFNRCEIKEVNFAMCDKLIFEIEFNDCVLDFSKFYTLKIKGTTFTNCSLIAVDFMAADLTNVVFYNCDLYRSEFDKAIANKTDFQTSYNYTIDPSKTKLKKAVFSLKEVKGLLFKHDVIVS, via the coding sequence TTGAAAAAAGAAAGCGAATATTTCCTTGACAAGGAATACAATACTATTACTTACGCAAAAGAAGATCTGAATTTTAAAGACTTTGAATGCTGTATTTTTAATAATTGTAATTTTTCTGCCTGTACTTTTCTTGCCGTTACTTTTATCGATTGTGTTTTTAATGATTGCATTTTTAATGACGCAAAAATTAATTATGTTGCTTTTAGAACCGCTACTTTTAATCGTTGTGAAATCAAAGAAGTTAATTTTGCCATGTGCGACAAATTAATTTTCGAAATTGAGTTTAATGACTGTGTACTTGATTTTTCGAAGTTTTACACTTTAAAAATAAAAGGAACAACTTTCACTAATTGTAGTTTGATTGCTGTTGATTTTATGGCTGCAGATCTTACAAATGTAGTTTTCTACAATTGCGATTTATACCGGTCTGAATTTGATAAAGCAATCGCCAATAAAACTGACTTTCAGACAAGCTACAATTATACCATAGATCCTTCTAAAACTAAACTGAAAAAAGCTGTGTTTTCTTTGAAAGAAGTAAAAGGATTACTTTTTAAGCATGATGTTATTGTGAGTTAG